The DNA segment ATTGTTGATTGGTAATTCTATCTTTTGTAGCTAAAATTTGCTCATTTTTAGATGAAGTGATTCTAAAACTATGAATGATACGATTGCGCCTATAAACAATATCTGAAAATAACTCAGCTATTTCTCCACCAGCATTTTTCGTAATTGTTTGAGCAATAGGCGATTTAAGTTGGCCTAATTCTTTATCAATCAAGTCATACCAAGAATAATCACTATCTGTATTAATAATGTTCTCTATAATAAAACCATTATTAGAGATAAATACTGAAATAGCCATCCCCAACAAGTAAACATATTCGTCCTTAGGTAAAGATATCCTAGCAAGTGATCGAAGCTCCATTGTCTTACTCCTTTAAAAGATACGGCTTATATTATTTATCCACCAAAAAAATAATCTCATAATAGTTTATAAAATATCAATTTAAAATAGATATTTGTCTATCACTATATATTTTTGTTTCAAAGTAACCATAGCCTAAATTTGAAGGTTTCCAGTCTCCAGCAACTATAATAATTTTATCTTTATTTTCAAATACCATATTTCTTATCTTGTTATAAAGGTTTATATCAGAAATAGATAATATAAAATGATAATTAGGATTTGCTACAGGAGCTACTAAATAAATCTCATTTTTATCACTATCGTAAAAGCGACCTTTTACACAAGACTCAATTATTTTAAAGCCGAAAACACCTTTAGGATACCAGTATGCAGTTCTATCATCTAAAATCATTCTTCCAATTTTCTCATTTCCATATGAGTAATTAGGATGGAATCGTTTACATATAGAATATATCTGCTTTATTGTACTGAGTGTGAGATTATAATGTTCACCATATGAAGATTTTTTAGAATTCCCACTTGAATTTTTCGGATTCTTCTTAACTAAAAGATTTTGCATTGCATTTTCAAAAGAAAAATTTAACTCATTAAATTTATTGTCATCAAAAGCGACTGAACTATTTGCATAAGGACAATTAGCAATATGTTTATACGCAGATTTAGTTGCTCTAAAATATGCTTTCCGAGAGCCATCACCAGCACATACAAATAATTTACTATTACATAGCGGATATGGACAATAAAAAGACTTATCCCTATTTTCTTCAAGAGCCTCACTTGCTAGTATTATATCTCGTCTTTCTTTATCTCTATATGCATGGTTAGCCAAAGAATCATCTCCATTTATAAAGTAACCAACTTACCAACTCCATTATAATCTCCCTTATAAAGTATACGCTCGGTTTACTTTATCACACGTAAAATGCTATAGCCCAATCTATGTGATGTCAACCAATCGTTGTTGATATACTACCTTCTTACCTCTGAACTAATTATCCCCATTACATACTGTACTAATATTTATAACCTTATTATATAAAAAATCAGACATTCTGAAAATTATTTACTAAATAAACCTTTGGAAATAGTCTTAATGTAAAAAAGGTGTAAAAGAATGCGGTTTTACTGCATTCTTTTACACCCTTTTATTATATTAGAAGTAAGCCATAAAAGTTTTGGATTTATAAAAATGTAAAATAACATTCTTAATAAAACATTATTTCTTATCAATAAAAACTGCATCACCTCTATAAAGTGAATATGAGTCATCCAAAATATATTTATTAGACGTATTTAATGCTGGAAACTGAATTACCGCATCTCCAACTTTAACTGCATCAGACTTAATATGAACTTCAAAAGAGCTATTAGTATCGATATTAGATAAATCAAATAATGATTGATAACCTACTGTTACCCACATACCAGGACCTTCAAATTGATCATCGCCACGTACGGTCTCTGTTGGATAATATGTATTTCCATTTTGTACTATAGATATAACGACATTATTAGTATCATTATAAATCTTACTTTCCGGCATATAAAGGAAAGATCTAACCCGTAATATATTATTAGCATTTCTTGTTGAATAATTACTTGCTACACCTCTAGCATCCTCCAATGCCGTATTGGCATAAATTGCAAATGGAGTTTGAACATATACGATACCTTGCAATTCATTTCTTGGGAAAATTCCACCATAACGCCTTTTAATAAACTTCTTCTTAGCAGTAGATATCATTTTAATATTTTTTCTTTTCTACTAAAGACTGTCCATAAGATGTTGCTGCTGCAATATCTGCATTTGTTATTTGGTGTTTCTCAATAACTTGAGGATTATAAGTACTAATATCTTCTGCAGATACTGCCATAACAGACATAGCTAAAATTGAAAATAAAATAATTTGTTTCTTAAAATTCATAGTCTCACCTACAAAACATATACTTATAAAAATCAGCAAAAAAAATTTTTAGACATCTATAATCTGATCAGTGGTTCGGCGTTTCCAATCACACTTCGTCTTCGTCTCGTGTTCTTGGACGCCTATCACATGGGCAGTGCTAATGCTTACTGCGTCACTTCGTTCCTAGTAAGCAAAGCCACCGCTTCGACATGCGCAGTCATTGGAAACATGTCTACAGGTTGGACTTCTTGTAGTTCATAGCCGTAGTGTGTAAGGATTTCAATGTCTCGAGCCATGGTGGCTGGGTTACAGGATACGTAAACAATGCGTTTTGGTTCCATGCCAGCTGCAGAGGTTAGTACTTCTTCTTTACAGCCTGCTCGAATTGGATCGAATACGATTACGTCTGGTCGTACGCCAGCCTTGTAAAGTTTTGGCATTTCTACAGCCGCATCAGCGACGATGAATTCTGTATTATCATAGCCATTGCGTTGGGCATTTTCACGAGCATTAATAATGGCTGGTTCTACGATTTCAATACCGATAACATGTTTTGCCTTATGTGCTAAAAATAGTGAAATGGTCCCCGTACCACAATACGCATCGATAACGGTTTCATCCCCTTTAAGGTCTGCATAGGCTAATGCTTGATCGTACAGTACTGTAGTTTGTTCCGGATTGACTTGGAAGAATGAATGTGGAGATAAGGTAAACCTTAAATCCTTAATGTGATCTGTAATCGTCCCATCACCATAGAGGATATTATTTTTAGGTCCTAAAATAACATTAGTTCGCTTACCATTTACGTTATGAACAATAGTTTCTACTTGAGGAATTCGTTCTATTAATTTTTCTACCCACTTCTCTTTATGCGGCAATTGTTCTGTTGCCGTTACAAGTATAATCATCCATCCAGATTGCCCAATGCGTCCAATAATATGGCGCAGTACACCCTTTCCTGTATGTTCATCATACGGTTCAATATCAAACGCTTTAGCGATTTGGTAACAAGCTTGAGCGATGATATTATTCCCTTCATCTTGAATAGGACAGTTTGTGCCTTGCACGATATCGTGAGATCCCATCGCATAGAATCCCATTTGAATATCGCCTTTAGTACCGCCTACAGGCATTTGCATTTTATTGCGATATGCCCAAGGTTCTTTAGGTCCTAATGTAGGCTTAACAAGGTCTGGATTTTGATGACCAATACGTTCGATAACGTCCTTTACCTTTTGTGTTTTTAGTGAAAGCTGACCTTCATAGGTAATGTGTTGCAGTTGGCAGCCTCCACATAAGCCATAAAGATCACAACTTGCATCGATACGATTGGAAGCCATCGTAACAATTTCTAAGAGACGCCCTGTAGCATAGGTTTTTTTAACCATATCAATAGCTACTTTCACAGTTTCTCCAGGTAAGGCAAAAGGCACAAAGACAGTAAAGTCATCTACACGACCTACCCCTTCACCGCTGCTACCAATGCCATGAATTGTTACCATTACTTCATCACCAAACTTAACAGGCGCATTTAAAATAGCCTGTTGTTTTTTAGATAATTGGCCGTTTATAGCTTGCTGTGAATTAGAGCGATTACTCCTTCTATGTTGTTTAGATTGTTTTTTACGAGATGTACGATTAGTACCGTTCATTACGCGTCTCTTTTCTTCCAAATTTTAATCATACCAGTCACAATGAGTACGAAGAATACAGTACCAAATTTCACAAGTAATTCTTCGCCTTGAATATACGGCATGAGAAGTGGATCTTCCACGATCATTTCGCCTGCAACCCAGCCAAGGAGTGCACCACCAGCCCAAAGAATAGCAGGGAATTTATTAATAATTCGAGCAAATAATGTAGAGCAAAATACGATAATTGGAACAGTAATTAACATACCTGCAATAACAAGCTCTAAATGACCTCTAGCGGCCCCTACTACACCGATGACATTATCAATACTCATCATAGCATCAGCTACAATAATCGTCCAAATGGCACCCATTAATGAATTCTTAGCTTCGATATGTGCATCTTCATCGCCACCTTTTAATAATTGAATGGCAATCCATACAAGTACAAGGCCACCACCTAAGTGGATAAGAGGAATTAAAGTAAGAGCCTCTACTAAAAGAGTGGCAAATACAAGGCGCATTACAATGGCACCTACTGTACCCCAGATAACAGCTTTCTTTTGTAGTTCTGGAGCTAGCTTACCTGCTGCCATACCAATTACTACAGCATTATCGCCAGCTAATAAAATATCAATCAAAATTATTTTACCAATGGTTACCCACGTGGCAACTTCTAAAAATTCCATTCTGTACGTACCTCAATTCAGTCTACTAATTCAATAACTATCCCTTAACTATACCATAATTTTTCTATTTTCTCACCTAAAAAGAGAGGTATGAGTTTACATAAAAAAATCTCTCCTCCTATGATTAGGAGAAGAGATATATTCTATTATTTCTTGAGCTTTTTAGCTACCAAAGATGCCCCTACTACGAGTATTACTGCAGCAATTTTGATGAA comes from the Veillonella dispar genome and includes:
- the rlmD gene encoding 23S rRNA (uracil(1939)-C(5))-methyltransferase RlmD; its protein translation is MNGTNRTSRKKQSKQHRRSNRSNSQQAINGQLSKKQQAILNAPVKFGDEVMVTIHGIGSSGEGVGRVDDFTVFVPFALPGETVKVAIDMVKKTYATGRLLEIVTMASNRIDASCDLYGLCGGCQLQHITYEGQLSLKTQKVKDVIERIGHQNPDLVKPTLGPKEPWAYRNKMQMPVGGTKGDIQMGFYAMGSHDIVQGTNCPIQDEGNNIIAQACYQIAKAFDIEPYDEHTGKGVLRHIIGRIGQSGWMIILVTATEQLPHKEKWVEKLIERIPQVETIVHNVNGKRTNVILGPKNNILYGDGTITDHIKDLRFTLSPHSFFQVNPEQTTVLYDQALAYADLKGDETVIDAYCGTGTISLFLAHKAKHVIGIEIVEPAIINARENAQRNGYDNTEFIVADAAVEMPKLYKAGVRPDVIVFDPIRAGCKEEVLTSAAGMEPKRIVYVSCNPATMARDIEILTHYGYELQEVQPVDMFPMTAHVEAVALLTRNEVTQ
- a CDS encoding TerC family protein; amino-acid sequence: MEFLEVATWVTIGKIILIDILLAGDNAVVIGMAAGKLAPELQKKAVIWGTVGAIVMRLVFATLLVEALTLIPLIHLGGGLVLVWIAIQLLKGGDEDAHIEAKNSLMGAIWTIIVADAMMSIDNVIGVVGAARGHLELVIAGMLITVPIIVFCSTLFARIINKFPAILWAGGALLGWVAGEMIVEDPLLMPYIQGEELLVKFGTVFFVLIVTGMIKIWKKRDA